The Podospora pseudocomata strain CBS 415.72m chromosome 1 map unlocalized CBS415.72m_1, whole genome shotgun sequence genome has a segment encoding these proteins:
- the REX4 gene encoding 3'-5' exonuclease (EggNog:ENOG503NYIT; BUSCO:EOG092646PE; COG:L), with the protein MAPELSSNWKILQARLKAGSASEPAFSSSASASPSAPANNKKRKSASDDQDSKPKNKRTRTSSFPKKQPTNTTSATSSTEKMGAVSSQPVTSTAPLTNQPSIHFLRQNHGISHESLSEAYNLTISPTLLSSLPSHPNQGLSPTASLDRTKYLAIDCEMVGFGPGGVDSSLARVSITDFHGTQIYDSYVLQREKVTDWRTAVSGIAPKHMRDARPFSEVQAEVAELLKGRIVVGHDVKHDLKCLDLDHPMKMIRDTAKFSGFKKYGNGPKPALKALAKEILGLEIQTGQHSSIEDARVAMLLFRKHKPAFDMEHANRYPEDVKTKQRPNKAGKGKKSKRK; encoded by the coding sequence atggccccAGAACTCTCATCGAATTGGAAGATTCTGCAAGCACGCCTCAAAGCTGGATCTGCTTCAGAACCAGCATTCTCTTCATCAGCCTCAGCCAGTCCCTCAGCCCCTGCCAACAATAAGAAGAGGAAGTCAGCATCTGATGATCAAGACTCAAAGCCGAAAAATAAAAGGACCAGAACATCCTCCTTCCCGAAGAAGCAACCAACAAATACGACCTCGGCAACCAGTTCAACGGAAAAAATGGGCGCTGTCTCTTCTCAACCAGTCACCTCGACGGCCCCTCTCACGAACCAACCATCTATTCATTTTCTGAGGCAAAACCATGGCATCTCCCACGAGTCACTGTCGGAAGCTTACAACCTCACTAtttcccccaccctcctgtCCTCTTTGCCCAGCCACCCCAACCAGGGCCTCTCCCCAACAGCTTCATTGGATAGGACGAAATACCTGGCGATAGACTGCGAAATGGTCGGATTCGGCCCCGGTGGCGTTGACTCTTCCCTCGCCCGTGTCTCAATAACTGATTTCCATGGCACCCAAATCTACGACTCCTACGTTCTCCAGCGCGAAAAGGTCACGGATTGGCGAACTGCCGTGTCTGGCATCGCGCCAAAACACATGAGGGATGCCCGTCCGTTTTCTGAAGTTCAGGCTGAAGTAGCCGAGCTTTTAAAAGGCAGGATAGTTGTCGGTCACGATGTCAAGCATGATCTCAAGTGTCTTGACCTTGATCATCCAATGAAGATGATACGGGATACAGCCAAGTTTTCGGGGTTCAAGAAGTACGGGAACGGACCCAAGCCTGCTTTGAAAGCACTGGCAAAGGAAATTCTGGGGTTGGAGATCCAAACGGGCCAACACAGCAGTATCGAAGACGCAAGGGTGGCCATGCTGTTGTTTCGAAAACACAAGCCGGCCTTCGACATGGAGCACGCGAACCGATATCCGGAAGATGTCAAGACCAAACAGAGGCCGAACAAAGCAGGGAAGGGCAAAAAGTCGAAGAGGAAGTGA
- the MCM6 gene encoding MCM DNA helicase complex subunit mcm6 (EggNog:ENOG503NVZM; BUSCO:EOG09260JT9; COG:L) — MATPSASSDAGFMMSDGLSRTPRAGGRQQFPSSGRPLPSESLGAPSDDEGGGGGDGFADDQVPVRARPTDPANIPRVEDSIGRMVQDHFENFIEGFVETPTSSGQPTSSAVTTDRYYVAQIHGMRTYQLSTLYVDYKHLLSWSNGALADGIMNNYYRFLPFLTAALHNQIAKHEPQYFREHRQPTASSQHHGTGSSTLGGTGTQSEMSSKTANQQTDKLFAIAFYNLPLVSRVRSMRARNVGQLLSISGTVTRTSEVRPELALATFVCEGCRAVVPDVEQTFRYTEPTQCPNATCQNRTAWRLDIRQSTFVDWQKVRVQENSSEIPTGSMPRTMDVILRGEIVDRAKAGEKCIFTGALIVVPDVSQLGLPGLRKTAVRDDRGADAGGSGVGGLKALGVRDLTYRLAFLACMVTPDVSSLGASGEAQIVDMIGSLNGNVAVETAESLKEMQDATLSSYTQAEVDDLRAMVHSDHIYSRLVQSVAPMVYGHEIVKKGILLQMLSGVSKSTAEGMQLRGDINICIVGDPSTSKSQFLKYVCNFAPRAIYTSGKASSAAGLTAAVVKDEETGEFTIEAGALMLADNGVCCIDEFDKMDIADQVAIHEAMEQQTISIAKAGIQATLNARTSILAAANPVGGRYNRKTSLRANINMSAPIMSRFDLFFVILDECNEQVDRHLASHIVGIHQLRDEAVVPEFSTEQLQRYIRFARTYRPEFTDEAKEVLVQRYKDLRADDAQGGIGKNSYRITVRQLESMIRLSEAIAKANCVEDITPDFVNEAYNLLRQSIISVEHDDVEVDEEDEQPVEDGAALRAAADAASGSVPPEADGEGDTAMGDASAAAVHKEKQTVSYDKYISIVNLLVSKVAEEETSGNSEGIEGEELLQWYLEQKEEELTGEEDYEQELALAKKVLKKMVKDNILMAIRGEGMQEDTENGQAGPSAVAQKIVYVLHPNCAVEDV; from the exons ATGGCAACACCATCAGCCTCCAGTGATGCTGGGTTCATGATGTCGGATGGTCTTTCGAGGACACCCCGCGCCGGCGGGAGACAACAGTTCCCTTCCAGCGGGAGACCTCTTCCTTCGGAAAGTCTGGGTGCGCCCAGCGACGAtgaaggtggtggcggtggtgatggctttgCAGACGATCAGGTTCCAGTGAGAGCCAGACCGACAGATCCTGCCAATATTCCCCGGGTAGAAGATAGCATTGGACGCATGGTGCAGGATCACTTTGAGAATTTTATCGAAGG ATTCGTCGAGACACCGACTTCCTCTGGCCAGCCTACCTCCTCAGCTGTGACCACAGACCGCTATTATGTCGCCCAAATCCATGGCATGCGTACCTATCAGTTGTCGACCCTATATGTCGACTACAAGCACCTTTTGAGCTGGAGCAACGGCGCCCTGGCCGACGGTATCATGAACAACTACTATCGTTTCCTGCCCTTCCTGACAGCGGCGCTCCACAACCAGATCGCGAAGCACGAGCCTCAATACTTCAGGGAACACAGACAGCCAACCGCCTCAAGCCAGCACCACGGCACTGGTAGCAGCACCCTGGGTGGAACTGGTACGCAGTCCGAGATGAGCAGCAAGACCGCCAACCAGCAAACTGACAAGCTGTTCGCCATCGCCTTCTACAATCTCCCCCTTGTTTCCCGAGTCCGGTCAATGCGAGCCAGGAATGTTGGCCAACTATTGAGCATCAGCGGTACCGTTACCCGCACATCTGAAGTCAGGCCCGAACTGGCCCTCGCGACGTTTGTTTGCGAAGGCTGCAGAGCTGTTGTTCCAGACGTCGAGCAGACCTTCCGGTATACGGAACCCACCCAGTGCCCCAATGCTACTTGCCAAAATAGAACCGCGTGGAGGCTAGACATCCGGCAGAGCACCTTCGTTGATTGGCAGAAGGTCAGGGTGCAGGAAAACAGCAGCGAAATCCCTACAGGGAGCATGCCAAGAACGATGGATGTGATCCTCAGAGGAGAAATTGTGGACAGAGCAAAGGCAGGTGAAAAGTGCATCTTTACAGGCGCCTTGATTGTGGTTCCAGACGTCAGTCAGCTCGGGCTTCCGGGTCTCAGGAAAACGGCGGTGAGGGATGATAGGGgtgctgatgctggtgggagtggtgttggtggtttaAAGGCGCTTGGTGTCAGAGATCTGACCTACAGACTGGCCTTCCTGGCGTGCATGGTCACGCCGGATGTGTCTTCTCTTGGTGCCTCTGGTGAGGCCCAGATTGTGGACATGATCGGCAGCCTGAACGGTAATGTGGCGGTCGAGACGGCGGAGAGCTTGAAGGAGATGCAGGATGCCACGCTGAGCTCCTATACACAGGCTGAGGTGGACGATCTCCGTGCCATGGTACACAGTGATCACATCTATTCCAGACTGGTGCAGTCGGTTGCGCCAATGGTGTACGGCCACGAGATTGTGAAGAAGGGTATCCTCCTGCAAATGTTGTCTGGAGTGAGCAAAAGCACGGCAGAGGGGATGCAGCTTCGTGGAGACATCAACATCTGCATCGTCGGTgacccatcaacctccaagtCTCAGTTCTTGAAATACGTCTGTAATTTTGCTCCACGGGCAATCTACACTTCTGGCAaggcctcctccgccgccggtcTCACGGCCGCAGTGGTCAAGGATGAAGAGACTGGAGAGTTCACCATCGAAGCCGGCGCTCTGATGCTTGCGGACAACGGCGTCTGCTGCATTGACGAGTTTGACAAGATGGATATTGCCGACCAGGTCGCCATCCACGAAGCGATGGAACAGCAGACAATTTCCATCGCCAAGGCCGGTATCCAGGCCACCCTCAATGCTCGCACCTCTATTCTCGCTGCCGCCAACCCTGTTGGAGGTCGGTACAACCGCAAGACATCTCTCcgcgccaacatcaacatgtcCGCTCCTATCATGTCTCGCTTTGATCTTTTCTTCGTTATTCTCGACGAGTGCAACGAGCAGGTTGATCGTCACCTGGCCTCTCACATCGTCGGCATCCATCAACTCCGTGACGAGGCCGTCGTCCCAGAGTTTTCGACCGAACAACTCCAAAGATACATCCGTTTTGCCCGAACTTACAGGCCAGAGTTTACCGACGAGGCCAAAGAGGTGCTTGTGCAAAGGTACAAGGATCTCAGAGCCGATGACGCGCAGGGCGGCATAGGTAAGAACAGCTATCGCATCACGGTCAGACAATTGGAAAGTATGATCAGATTGTCAGAGGCCATCGCCAAGGCGAACTGCGTTGAAGATATCACGCCAGATTTTGTCAATGAGGCCTACAACCTGTTGAGGCAAAGTATTATCTCTGTGGAACAcgatgatgtcgaggttgatgaggaggatgagcagcCTGTTGAGGACGGGGCTGCCTTGAGAGCGGCTGCTGACGCAGCTTCGGGATCTGTTCCTCCTGAAGctgatggcgagggtgatACAGCCATGGGAGATGCATCCGCTGCCGCTGTGCACAAGGAGAAGCAAACGGTTTCGTATGACAAGTATATCTCCATCGTGAACTTGCTTGTCAgcaaggttgccgaggaggagacaTCTGGAAACAGCGAGGGcatcgagggcgaggaaCTTCTTCAGTGGTATCtggagcagaaggaggaggaactgACTGGCGAGGAGGACTACGAGCAGGAGTTGGCACTGGCTAAGAAGGTGCTCAAAAAGATGGTCAAG GACAACATCCTCATGGCTATTCGTGGCGAAGGCATGCAAGAAGATACGGAGAATGGCCAGGCCGGACCCTCGGCCGTGGCGCAGAAGATTGTCTATGTCCTGCACCCCAACTGCGCGGTTGAGGACGTATGA
- the ESA1 gene encoding Histone acetyltransferase (COG:B; EggNog:ENOG503NV9K): protein MSPSGEATAGRDEPRKKGIATADTLVAGCVAYVTKDGEPRRATILGIRETKSGRQWYANFDSFNKRLDEWVPQARINFDKEVEWPNPEKDKPKDPKSKKTTAATSKKSQPSKKNQKRVSKREQSVASEGQTPHPWTEYVENGQHKDKNQETEEKSMGSLEVGGTPGVLGPDEMEIDDDETPAGAAKKDSLGPFSRQQEIEKLRTSGSMTQNPAEVSRIRNISQVEFGRYVLFPWYFSPYPEVFSQEESIFICEFCLSYYADMKSFSRHRQKCTLQHPPGNEIYRDDFVSFFEIDGRRQRTWCRNLCLLSKMFLDHKTLYYDVDPFLFYVMTTRDERGCHLIGYFSKEKESTDGYNVACILTLPQYQRKGYGRLLIQFSYELSKIEGKLGSPEKPLSDLGLLSYRQYWSENIIDLLLGFSERDEKCTIETIAQHLAMTATDVEHTLQALKMQVYHKGEHKIVLSDKLVEQRAKSRTKQKRLIDPERIQWKPPVFTASSRTWGW, encoded by the exons ATGAGTCCTAGCGGAGAAGCAACCGCCGGCCGCGATGAGCCACGGAAAAAGGGCATCGCGACAGCGGACACTCTTGT CGCTGGATGTGTCGCTTATGTTACAAAAGATGGCGAACCGCGTCGCGCAACCATTCTGGGCATCAGGGAGACAAAAAGTGGGCGCCAATGGTATGCAAACTTCGACAGCTTTAACAAACGTCTCGACGAGTGGGTGCCGCAAGCAAGGATAAATTTCGACAAGGAGGTCGAGTGGCCGAACCCCGAAAAGGATAAACCAAAGGACCcaaagagcaagaagacAACCGCCGCAACATCCAAGAAGTCACAACCGTCTAAGAAGAACCAGAAACGAGTCAGTAAAAGGGAACAGTCGGTTGCATCCGAAGGCCAGACGCCACACCCCTGGACGGAATATGTCGAGAATGGGCAACACAAGGATAAGAAtcaggagacggaggagaaaTCCATGGGGAGTTTGGAAGTGGGAGGAACACCTGGCGTTCTTGGACCAGACGAAATGGAaatcgacgatgacgagacACCAGCCGGCGCAGCCAAAAAGGACAGCCTCGGCCCTTTTAGTCGTCAGCAAGAGATTGAAAAACTCCGGACGTCAGGGTCCATGACTCAAAATCCAGCTGAGGTATCACGGATCCGAAATATCTCACAAGTCGAGTTTGGACGGTACGTGTTGTTTCCATGGTACTTTTCGCCATACCCCGAAGTGTTCAGCCAGGAGGAGTCCATTTTCATCTGCGAGTTCTGCCTGAGCTACTACGCGGACATGAAATCTTTCTCAAGACATCGGCAGAAGTGCACACTTCAACACCCCCCGGGAAACGAGATCTATCGGGACGACTTTGTGTCATTCTTTGAGATAGATGGCAGGAGGCAGCGAACGTGGTGTCGGAACCTGTGTCTGTTGTCAAAGATGTTTCTTGATCACAAGACACTTTACTACGATGTCGACCCATTCTTGTTCTACGTCATGACGACGAGAGACGAGCGAGGGTGTCATCTTATTGGATATTTTtccaaggaaaaggaaagtaCAGACGGTTACAACGTTGCGTGTATTTTGACGCTCCCACAGTATCAGCGGAAAGGTTATGGTCGTCTTCTGATCCAGTTCTCGTACGAACTTTCCAAGATTGAGGGCAAACTTGGATCACCGGAAAAGCCGCTCTCAGATTTGGGTTTGCTGAGTTACCGCCAGTACTGGTCAGAAAACATCATCGACCTGCTGCTGGGCTTTAGCGAGAGAGATGAGAAGTGCACCATCGAAACCATTGCACAGCACCTTGCCATGACGGCCACCGACGTTGAGCATACCCTTCAGGCACTAAAGATGCAGGTCTACCATAAGGGTGAGCACAAGATCGTGCTGTCGGACAAGCTGGTGGAACAGCGGGCCAAGAGCAGAACGAAACAAAAGAGACTGATTGATCCTGAACGGATCCAGTGGAAGCCACCCGTGTTTacagcatcatcaagaacTTGGGGTTGGTAG
- a CDS encoding uncharacterized protein (COG:O; EggNog:ENOG503NXTY) — MFFERWFAAGLAGMLAASGVHAQACTSNLLIDNFTKWTSGVNNLESPNGDDGSMEFIAAGTGQVVFTPKDTTSYFYESFECQPAVTNGYGGLQFTVEGPAGASFALELQTTSSCSANDGTYKSHYTIIENLTGSRQTINVPLDGFDNEPNYDAVVGWVWAVFSQSNVQWSIGNITWICGNVAQPTSPGSTSMIPLIGVNCLGI, encoded by the exons ATGTTCTTCGAGCGTTGGTTCGCCGCCGGGCTGGCTGGCATGCTGGCTGCCTCTGGAGTACACGCACAAGCCTGCACATCTAATCTTCTTATCGACAACTTCACCAAATGGACCAGCGGTGTCAATAACCTTGAATCCCCAAACGGCG ATGACGGTTCAATGGAATTCATTGCGGCTGGGACAGGTCAAGTTGTCTTCACCCCCAAGGATACCACCTCGTATTTTTATGAATCATTCGAATGCCAACCTGCCGTTACAAACGGATATGGAGGATTGCAATTCACTGTCGAGGGCCCTGCCGGTGCTTCGTTTGCTCTAGAGCTTCAGACAACTTCGTCTTGTAGCGCCAACGACGGGACATACAAGAGTCACTACACCATCATCGAGAACCTGACTGGAAGCCGCCAGACAATTAATGTTCCCTTGGACGGCTTTGACAACGAACCCAACTACGATGCTGTTGtcggttgggtttgggctgTATTTTCACAGTCCAATGTTCAATGGTCGATTGGCAATATCACATGGATATGCGGGAATGTGGCTCAGCCAACGTCCCCTGGTTCAACAAGTATGATCCCACTCATTGGAGTGAATTGTTTAGGCATCTAA
- a CDS encoding uncharacterized protein (COG:D; EggNog:ENOG503NYKG; BUSCO:EOG09260W8D), with translation MQPHEDAVQTPSPVQSPPLAASSIMRSISGSQKPRPGASSILFSPTTDPLSQSELSLPIRTSSTSRRPQSASLFRSTILNNTPPGSPRDASPASTVRSTRSPARTMTGSIFAGTAGFKASLLDTGAADSPGDPLNLVLKSFVPHVAIHASEDVDDLVNAKGFEKGLWELLRPFGERIMGKVNVRDSNGVSRAWEDFSLRFTKFGDHSNLQIPDALAGLNGSEKQSGRAKESLTTDVEKVVERHLSFAEEAFRGTMEPQTPTRMGLDVEATSPYYALYLRRLLSGMPLAPHESFAHPVACVMAISSRNPNPIEALHRLYTETREGEKRYPVWVDGEYLRYYILVHDEENSDISKSMALFEQMKRNFGLHCHLLRLRSSESAETDDDSIPLPRSDWMTAAEELADIEESETKEDFEDPTRHIFESDATAIRTFVREMATQSLIPTMERNISVWNDQVASKRKGISGRFMSLSKRWAFGGSSRSSGIASSSSNYDASGFYRPDSPEAIMRRLADFAFMLRDWKLAMSTYDLLRTDFQNDKAWKYHAAANEMAAFALLIMPQNMSSKTRIETINQMLDNAFYSYLTRCNSLYGATRCIVLALELLRLRGGSGIDEAVRWGIKVLESRLMGKIGDALLKERMAICYASKSGAGSQAWGSRRRKSALWSVLGAEAWVAQEKYIQAQKCLNEARKMYSLLPGENGIQRFEVASDFLAMLNDQVKQGLQFDLLGPEESLVDVEEETFDHDDRRTRRTSMINPLGGATAAGMETASLQSQGDVSGPSKDGFG, from the coding sequence ATGCAACCTCACGAAGATGCGGTCCAAACACCTTCGCCGGTCCAGTCCCCCCCTCTTGCGGCCTCCTCCATAATGCGATCTATCTCCGGGTCCCAAAAGCCACGCCCCGGTGCATCCTCCATTCTTTTTTCGCCCACGACAGACCCTCTTTCACAGTCGGAACTCTCTTTGCCAATACGCACAAGCAGTACGAGCCGTCGTCCCCAGTCCGCCTCGCTCTTTCGGTCTACcattctcaacaacaccccaccTGGCTCGCCGCGAGATGCCTCCCCAGCTTCCACCGTACGGTCCACCCGATCACCAGCCCGCACGATGACAGGGTCAATATTCGCCGGAACAGCAGGGTTCAAAGCTTCGCTCCTCGATACAGGGGCTGCCGATTCTCCCGGAGACCCCCTGAACCTGGTGTTGAAGAGCTTCGTACCCCATGTCGCAATACACGCCAgtgaggatgttgatgatcTGGTCAACGCAAAGGGATTTGAGAAAGGGCTGTGGGAACTTCTTCGTCCATTTGGGGAGCGGATCATGGGAAAGGTCAATGTCAGGGATAGCAACGGGGTATCGAGAGCATGGGAGGACTTCTCACTCAGATTCACCAAGTTCGGCGATCACTCCAACTTGCAAATTCCAGATGCGCTTGCTGGGTTGAATGGGTCAGAAAAGCAGAGCGGCAGGGCGAAAGAGAGCCTGACAACGGATGTAGAAAAAGTCGTGGAGCGACATCTCAGTTTTGCCGAGGAAGCCTTCAGAGGGACGATGGagccacaaacaccaacaaggaTGGGATTAGACGTGGAAGCAACGTCCCCGTACTATGCCCTGTACCTTCGACGACTACTCTCTGGCATGCCACTTGCGCCACATGAATCTTTCGCCCATCCAGTTGCTTGTGTTATGGCCATCAGCTCTCGGAATCCAAACCCTATCGAGGCTTTACACCGGCTTTACACAGAAACgagagaaggagagaagCGGTACCCCgtgtgggtggatggggaatACTTGCGGTATTACATTTTGGTGCATGACGAAGAAAATAGCGACATCAGCAAATCCATGGCCCTTTTCGAGCAGATGAAGAGAAATTTCGGCTTACATTGTCACTTGTTGCGACTTAGAAGCTCTGAAAGCGCTGAAACGGACGACGACAGCATACCATTACCAAGGAGTGACTGGATGACGGCAGCTGAGGAACTGGCAGATATTGAGGAGAGCGAGACGAAAGAGGACTTTGAGGACCCGACGCGACATATTTTCGAGTCAGATGCTACAGCAATACGGACGTTTGTCAGGGAAATGGCAACACAATCTCTGATCCCAACCATGGAGCGCAATATCTCGGTATGGAACGATCAAGTGGCCTCAAAACGGAAAGGAATCAGCGGGCGATTCATGAGCTTGTCAAAAAGATGGGCATTCGGCGGCTCAAGTCGGTCATCTGGGATAGCAAGCTCATCAAGCAATTACGATGCGTCGGGATTCTACAGACCAGACAGCCCGGAGGCTATCATGCGCCGATTGGCAGACTTTGCTTTCATGCTTAGGGACTGGAAGCTGGCCATGTCGACATATGACCTCTTGCGGACTGATTTCCAAAACGACAAGGCCTGGAAATACCATGCGGCCGCCAATGAAATGGCAGCTTTTGCTCTGCTTATCATGCCACAGAATATGTCATCCAAAACCCGCATCGAGACAATCAATCAGATGCTTGACAACGCGTTTTATTCCTACCTGACACGATGTAATTCATTGTATGGAGCCACACGCTGTATAGTACTCGCTCTAGAATTGTTGCGGCTCAGAGGTGGGTCAGGGATAGACGAGGCTGTCAGATGGGGTATCAAAGTGCTCGAGTCGAGGTTAATGGGCAAGATTGGCGACGCACTGCTCAAGGAACGCATGGCAATCTGCTACGCCTCCAAGTCAGGGGCTGGGTCTCAAGCATGGGGTAGCAGGCGGCGCAAGTCGGCCCTCTGGAGCGTGCTCGGTGCTGAAGCCTGGGTCGCTCAGGAAAAGTACATCCAGGCCCAAAAATGCTTGAACGAAGCCAGAAAGATGTATTCGCTGCTGCCAGGGGAAAACGGGATCCAGAGGTTCGAGGTGGCAAGCGACTTTTTGGCCATGTTGAATGATCAGGTCAAACAAGGGTTGCAGTTTGACTTATTAGGGCCCGAGGAGAGCTTGGTAgatgtggaggaagagacctTTGATCATGATGATagacggacgaggaggacgagcaTGATCAATCCTCTTGGAGGGGCGACCGCTGCTGGAATGGAAACGGCGTCTTTGCAGAGTCAGGGAGATGTAAGCGGCCCAAGTAAGGACGGGTTTGGTTAA
- a CDS encoding uncharacterized protein (COG:U; EggNog:ENOG503NWUP), translated as MSQKSQSLLDYLVENEPSFRKARLPALYSSFAAQRTLNPDGYAANLSAWRRALAKVAKSGLAPPPTSSSKPSLLVLNTDERLVSAFETKQYGRPLSLGLVIKEAVENKELVPLRQFLEQKESIYSRSWSVWGLAGWVLKTAGVTDFLKGSGDKVPKGQFVVVENVEGASKAFGEGIKDKEGRFERTFTRAHFAKVFNDQLVEGGRELSDTDMDVLLVFLARDKQMIDYDGKTVKIRDGEGEPEGLTDEDASIAQLKELLASLTHQTLLLSKRVEELGAQAKEAVTKQNRVAALAALKSKKLAEQTLEKRYATVNQLEQVQTQLEQASDNVQIVKVMESSSDALKSLTAKVGGVEGVEEVVDRLREQMADADEVGKILAEASGTTVLDEGEIDDELAEMERQEKEKERKKVEEKQQREAEEGAKEEQKEAEDLRKKLEAIGEVPGSAPVKDKETDEAEAMMGRLTLG; from the exons ATGTCGCAAAAGTCCCAGTCCCTACTCGATTATCTAGTGGAAAATGAGCCTTCCTTCCGCAA AGCCCGCCTGCCAGCCCTCTACTCCTCCTTCGCAGCCCAGCGAACTCTGAATCCCGACGGCTATGCtgccaacctctccgcctGGCGGCGCGCCCTCGCCAAAGTTGCAAAATCCGGACTCGCACCTCCACCCACGTCATCCAGCAAACCTTCTCTGCTCGTATTAAACACAGACGAGAGGCTAGTAAGTGCCTTCGAGACGAAACAGTACGGCCGCCCACTATCACTGGGGCTGGTGATCAAAGAGGCGGTGGAAAACAAGGAGTTGGTGCCACTGAGGCAGTTCCTCGAGCAGAAGGAGAGCATCTACTCCCGCTCTTGGTCGGTATGGGGATTAGCGGGGTGGGTCCTCAAGACGGCGGGTGTGACTGATTTCCTGAAGGGTAGCGGGGATAAAGTACCAAAGGGGCAATTTGTCGTAGTGGAAAACGTCGAGGGGGCAAGCAAGGCTTTTGGCGAGGGgatcaaggacaaggaggggCGGTTCGAGAGGACGTTTACCAGGGCGCATTTTGCCAAGGTTTTTAATGATCAGCTTGTCGAAGGGGGCAGGGAGTTGTCAGATACTGATATGGATGTTTTGCTGGTTTTCTTGGCGAGGGATAAGCAAATGATAGACTATGATGGGAAGACGGTCAAGATcagggatggggagggagagccAGAGGGCTTGACGGACGAGGACGCGTCGATTGCTCAGCTCAAGGAGTTGCTGGCTTCTTTGACGCATCAAACGTTACTTTTGTCCAAGCGGGTCGAGGAACTGGGCGCacaggccaaggaggcggtTACGAAACAAAACAGAGTGGCGGCGTTGGCGGCGCTCAAGAGCAAGAAGCTGGCCGAGCAAACGCTGGAAAAGCGATATGCCACTGTCAACCAACTGGAGCAGGTACAGACTCAACTCGAACAAGCGAGCGACAATGTCCAGATTGTCAAGGTCATGGAGTCGTCATCAGACGCTCTCAAGAGCCTCACGGCCAAGGTGGGCGGCGtcgagggggtggaagaggttgtCGACAGGCTCCGGGAGCAGATGGCTGATGCCGATGAGGTCGGCAAGATCCTTGCCGAGGCCAGTGGAACAACCGTGCTGGATGAGGGCGAGATTGACGATGAACTCGCCGAGATGGAGAgacaggagaaggagaaggagaggaagaaggtggaggagaagcagcagagggaagccgaggagggggcgaaggaggaacagaaggaggcggaagaCCTGcggaagaagctggaggccATTGGCGAAGTGCCTGGCAGTGCTCCTGTCAAAGATAAGGAGACGGACGAGGCGGAGGCCATGATGGGTAGGCTTACTCTCGGTTAA